The following are from one region of the Camarhynchus parvulus chromosome 3, STF_HiC, whole genome shotgun sequence genome:
- the LOC115902227 gene encoding phosphofurin acidic cluster sorting protein 1-like — MATAAASGVLGPGPAAGPPAAAGGAAATAAAMAMASPVPVPVPMNLFATWEIDRSAPSCVPRLCSLRLKKLTVLKELDKELSSVLIAVKIQGSKRVLRSNEYILPPGGLMETELELTFSLQYPHFLKRDGNKLQIMLQRRKRYKNRTILGYKTLAVGIINMAEVMQHPTDGGQLLGLHSNMKDVNIRVAEISIYSLSSQPIDHEDGNVPSGPKIKASDRSPDIDNYSEEEDDSFSSEQEASDDAVQGQDLFDEEDDLRKTKKARRKMSRTTSIGRQPNFKQKFVALLRRFRVTEEVLDSDPVDQTQEVEEDLGLLYDSLEECNNSDSGPEMEDNESVHSTPKPTLRRFFEGVSHSGSQTEIGSLHSQKGQDQESGSPGEADKRKPGAQRPQEEQGTELPAVELSSEESCSRLTPTEAAMREGSMDRLAQLGSGSKTELPSAVSPSKAESKQLWRPRSTSVKDRQSSKVQGGRASSLDSESSPDSWHNTQVPRKSVYDQLNQILVSDEQLPESIVLVNVAEWQGQYVSEQLQAHKQLVVSTCSVADIQAAFNTTVSRIQRFCNCNSHMPPPVKVVVAGDQSYLSVVLRFFVEQLASKTPDWLNYLRFLLVPLGSHPLAKYLASVDNKYSTLFLDTAWRELFSRAEPPTADTVDIAGRVAQFIAGASFSHQLPISEAMLTYKQKSPDEDSCQKFVPFVGVVKVGLVEQSFSASVDSDDATVCTPSLLSPAPASSIAVPYGKETICTPPPSPSVCSSLSGAGSPSPGVEVMGLQVDYWTTQGPDRKKEGDKRETGIKNTLKSNFRSLQVSRIPSTGELVPPSTMAMTVVTKEKNKKVMFLSKKPKEKDLEPKSQVIEGITRLICTAKHQNTMLRVSIDGVEWNDVKFFQLAAQWPTHVKYLPVGIFGYSKSV; from the exons GCTCTGCAGTCTGCGCCTGAAGAAACTCACAGTGCTGAAAGAGCTGGACaaagagctgagctctgtgcttaTTGCTGTGAAGATTCAG GGTTCAAAGCGAGTCCTGAGGTCAAATGAATACATCCTCCCACCTGGGGGCCTGATGGAGACCGAGCTGGAGCTGACCTTCTCACTGCAG TACCCACACTTCCTCAAGAGGGATGGCAACAAGCTGCAGATCATGCTGCAGCGGAGGAAGAGATACAAGAACCGCACCATCCTGGGCTACAAGACCCTGGCAGTGGGAATCATTAACATGGCTGAG GTCATGCAGCACCCGACGGATGGCGGGCAGCTCCTGGGCCTCCACAGCAACATGAAGGATGTGAACATTCGAGTGGCTGAAATCAGCATCTACTCTCTGTCCAGTCAGCCCATCGACCATGAGGATGGGAACGTCCCCTCAGGTCCTAAAATCAAAGCTTCAG ATCGCTCCCCAGACATTGATAACTACTCTGAAGAAGAGGATGACAGCTTCTCCTCAGAGCAGGAAGCCAGTGATGATGCTGTGCAGGGTCAG GACCTGTTTGATGAAGAGGACGACTTGAGAAAAACCAAGAAGGCCAGGAGGAAAATGAGCCGAACCACATCAATTGGCAGA CAACCAAACTTCAAGCAGAAATTTGTGGCTTTGCTGAGGAGGTTCAGAGTGACAGAAGAG GTCCTGGACTCTGACCCTGTAGACCAGACCCAGGAGGTGGAAGAAGACCTGGGCTTGCTCTATGACAGCCTGGAAGAGTGCAACAACAGTGATAGTGGCCCAGAGATGGAGGACAATGAGAGTGTGCACAGCACACCCAAGCCCACCCTGAG GCGTTTCTTTGAGGGAGTCTCTCATTCTGGTTCCCAGACTGAGATCGGCAGTCTGCACAGCCAGAAAGGGCAGGATCAAGAGTCGGGCAGCCCT ggcGAAGCAGACAAGCGGAAGCCAGGAGCACAGCGACCACAGGAAGAGCAAGGAACGGAGCTCCCTGCAGTG GAGCTGTCATCAGAGGAGTCCTGTTCCCGGCTGACCCCCACAGAGGCTGCCATGAGGGAGGGCAGCATGGACAGActggcccagctgggctctgggagcaAAACCGAGCTCCCCAGTGCCGTGTCCCCCAG CAAGGCAGAGAGCAAGCAGCTGTGGCGTCCCCGCAGCACCTCCGTGAAGGACAGGCAAAGCTCCAAGGTACAAGGTGGCCGTGCGAGCAGCCTGGACAGTGAGAGCTCTCCAGACTCATGGCATAACACCCAG GTGCCTCGAAAGTCTGTTTATGATCAGCTGAACCAGATCCTGGTCTCAGACGAGCAGCTCCCCGAGAGCATCGTGCTGGTGAATGTTGCTGAGTGGCAGGGGCAG TACGTGAGCGAGCAGCTCCAGGCGCACAAGCAGTTGGTTGTATCCACCTGCTCCGTGGCAGACATCCAGGCAGCCTTCAACACCACTGTCTCCCGCATCCAGCGATT CTGTAACTGTAACTCCCATATGCCTCCCCCGGTGAAGGTGGTGGTGGCAGGGGACCAGAGCTACCTGAGTGTTGTCCTCCGTTTCTTTGTGGAGCAGCTGGCCAGCAAGACACCCGACTGGCTCAACTACCTTCGCTTCCTGCTCGTACCACTGG gctcTCACCCTCTGGCCAAGTACCTGGCCTCAGTGGATAACAAATACAGCACTCTCTTCCTGGACACAGCGTGGCGGGAGCTgttcagcagggctgagcctcccactgcag ATACTGTGGACATAGCAGGCCGTGTTGCCCAGTTCATCGCTGGAGCCAGCTTCTCTCACCAGCTGCCCATCTCCGAGGCCATGCTGACCTACAAGCAGAAGAG CCCCGACGAGGACTCCTGCCAGAAGTTTGTCCCCTTTGTGGGG GTGGTGAAGGTGGGCCTGGTAGAGCAGTCTTTCAGTGCCTCCG TGGACTCGGATGATGCCACAGTCTGTaccccctccctgctgagcccagcaccagcctccAGTATAGCTGTTCCCTATGGCAAGGAGACCATCTGCACCCCGCCACCCTCCCCATCCGTCTGCAGCAGCCTCTCAGGAGCTGG GTCTCCGAGCCCTGGTGTGGAGGTGATGGGCCTGCAGGTGGACTACTGGACAACGCAAGGGCCAGACAGGAAGAAGGAGGGTGACAAGCGGGAGACGGGTATCAAGAACACCCTCAAGAGCAACTTCCGCTCGCTCCAGGTCAGCcgcatccccagcacaggggagctgGTGCCCCCCAGCACCATGGCCATGACCGTGGTCaccaaggagaaaaataagaaag TGATGTTCCTGAGCaagaaaccaaaagaaaaagacttgGAGCCCAAAAGCCAAGTCATCGAAGGGATCACACGCCTCATCTGCACAGCCAAGCACCAGAACACCATGTTGCGAG TCTCCATAGATGGGGTGGAGTGGAACGATGTGAAGTTTttccagctggcagcacagtgGCCAACACACGTCAAGTACCTCCCTGTGGGCATCTTCGGCTACTCGAAGAGTGTGTGA
- the CUL7 gene encoding cullin-7, whose protein sequence is MVNEKHAGTLLVQLGPKLQAHPEQLLRRRRGHDERPEYLVRWSVVSSEERAAGGSGASSGDTKAENISLWMSAEEVCASCPALLAQTRPLAADKVPPDKAPLDEASLLEMKADVRSLVQRAGRQVAEAGSPECSILSTVHVLGAYASIGSLAGAFREAGALELLTAMLCHRERRIRRGAGEMLRALGAHDAGIWAHVLLSLSQQDGIEQHMDFDSRCTLLELFAEITSSAEPCMSFEGIHLPQIPGKQLFVLVKHYLCVTSLLDKLSSGMEQGEEQQGCAVPSPVPEQRSRVKQEFEFSMAMANLISELVHAMGWSHRHKRDLQPRPARSIFQHKPPASTAAQAAPACPAKEPVAFRTRSAFPSRSSYVEYVQATLVSGMRVRMLEDYEQVSAGDEGDFRRSNDGVPPVQVYWQALGCTYWVHWHMVEIIGPSEQKELEGQEKVNILTRNHRLRAVPQPFLCKPLGGLYSLPYLGQRLPKAADTLSRAEWWELLFFVRKLEAQEQKEITCLIQQHLGEQVGTSACSREMGGRSKGKMREGSRPRGDGKCELCRASVSGAEMGG, encoded by the exons atggtGAACGAGAAGCACGCTGGCACcctgctggtgcagctggggCCCAAGCTGCAGgcccacccagagcagctgctgcggcggcggcgaggCCACGACGAGCGGCCAGAATACCTGGTGCGGTGGAGCGTCGTTAGCTCGGAAGAGAGAGCGGCGGGAGGCAGCGGTGCCTCCTCTGGAGACACCAAGGCGGAGAACATCTCCCTGTGGATGTCTGCAGAAGAggtctgtgccagctgcccGGCGCTGCTGGCCCAGACGAGGCCGTTGGCCGCGGACAAAGTCCCGCCGGACAAAGCGCCGCTGGACGAAGCCTCGCTGCTGGAGATGAAGGCCGATGTCAGGAGCCTGGTGCAGCGAGCCGGGCGCCAGGTGGCCGAGGCCGGGAGCCCCGAGTGCTCCATCCTGAGCACGGTGCACGTGCTGGGCGCCTACGCCAGCATCGGCTCCCTGGCGGGCGCCTTCAGGGAGGCgggagccctggagctgctgacggccatgctgtgccacagggagcGGCGGATCCGCCGCGGCGCCGGCGAGATGCTGCGAGCTCTGGGGGCTCACGATGCAG gAATCTGGGCCCAcgtcctgctgtccctgagccagcaggatGGCATTGAGCAGCACATGGACTTTGACAGTCGCTGCACCTTGCTGGAGCTGTTTGCTGAGATCAcatcctctgcagagccctgcatgTCCTTCGAGGGGATTCACCTCCCGCAG atccctgggaagcagctgttTGTCCTGGTGAAGCACTACCTGTGTGTGACTTCTCTCCTGGACAAGCTGAGCAGCGgcatggagcagggagaggagcaacagggctgtgctgtgcccagccccgtCCCTGAGCAGAGGAGCCGTGTGAAGCAGGAGTTTGAGTTCAGCATGGCCATGGCCAACCTCATCTCGGAGCTGGTGCACGCCATGGGCTGGAGCCACAGGCACAAGCGGGACCTGCAGCCTCGCCCTGCCCGCTCCATCTTCCAGCACAAGCCCCcggccagcactgctgcccaaGCAGCCCCCGCATGCCCAGCAAAGGAGCCCGTGGCCTTCAGGACGCGCTCGGCGTTCCCGAGCCGCAGCAGCTACGTGGAGTACGTGCAGGCCACGCTGGTGAGCGGCATGCGGGTGCGCATGCTCGAGGACTACGAGCAGGTCAGCGCCGGCGACGAGGGCGACTTCCGCCGCAGCAACGACGGCGTGCCCCCGGTGCAG GTGTACTGGCAAGCTCTGGGCTGTACCTACTGGGTTCACTGGCACATGGTTGAGATAATTGGCCCTTCAGAACAAAAGGAGTTGGAGGGCCAGGAGAAGGTGAACATCCTGACACGAAACCACAGACTGAGAGCAG tTCCACAGCCATTCCTGTGCAAGCCCTTGGGGGGGCTGTACTCCCTGCCTTACCTGGGGCAGCGGCTGCCCAAGGCTGCAGACACCCTGAGCCGTGCCGAGTGGTGGGAGCTGCTCTTCTTTGTGAGGAAGCTGGaagcacaggagcagaaagAGATCACCTGcctcatccagcagcacctgggagaGCAGGTAGGGaccagtgcctgcagcagggaaatgggagGGAGGAGCAAAGGGAAGAtgagggaagggagcaggcCCAGAGGAGATGGCAAgtgtgagctgtgcagggccagcgTGAGCGGGGCAGAAATGGGAGGGtga
- the MRPL2 gene encoding LOW QUALITY PROTEIN: 39S ribosomal protein L2, mitochondrial (The sequence of the model RefSeq protein was modified relative to this genomic sequence to represent the inferred CDS: inserted 1 base in 1 codon), whose amino-acid sequence MAALGLCRAFGALLLSXGPRRARPAALPPGPQPWLPGPVSASAACRGLGGSAPRCTTDPLWKCRTKYTVRPVGMKKTGGRDHTGRVRVRGIGGGHKRRYRMIDFQRLRYEEGAPPEPFTEKVISVRYDPCRSADIALVAGGNRKRWIIATENMQPGNSITNSPHISRMAVSASEGDAYPLGALPVGTLICNLESHPGKGAQYIRAAGTCGVLLRKVNGTAIVQLPSKRHMQVLETCVATVGRVSNVDHNKRVIGKAGRNRWLGKRPHTGLWHRKGGWAGRKIKPLPPVKSYVNLPRVKAVE is encoded by the exons ATGGCGGCGCTGGGGCTCTGCCGCGCCTTCGGTGCTCTCCTGCTGT GcgggccccgccgggcccggcccgcggcgctgccgcccggcccccagccctggctgccggGGCCGGTGTCGGCTTCTGCCGCCTGCCGCGGGCTGGGCGGCTCGGCGCCGCGCTGCACCACCGACCCGCTGTGGAAATGCCGGACCAAGTACACCGTGCGGCCCGTGGGCATGAAGAAGACGGGCGGCCGCGACCACACAG GCCGCGTCCGCGTGCGGGGAATCGGTGGGGGACACAAGCGGCGCTACCGCATGATCGACTTCCAGCGCCTGCGCTACGAGGAGGGCGCCCCGCCGGAGCCCTTCACCGAGAAGGTCATCAGCGTCCGATACGACCCTTGCAG GTCGGCTGACATCGCCCTGGTGGCCGGCGGCAACCGCAAGCGCTGGATCATTGCCACGGAGAACATGCAGCCGGGGAACAGCATCACGAACTCACCACACATTAGCAGGATGGCAG TGTCAGCCAGTGAAGGGGACGCATACCCACTGGGGGCTCTGCCTGTAGGCACATTGATCTGCAACCTGGAGAGCCACCCTGGGAAGGGAGCGCAGTACATCCGGGCAGCTG GTACTTGTGGGGTGCTGCTGCGGAAGGTGAACGGGACAGCCATCGTGCAGCTGCCGTCCAAAAGACACATGCAG GTGCTGGAGACCTGCGTGGCCACGGTGGGCCGCGTGTCCAACGTGGATCACAACAAGCGGGTGATCGGGAAGGCGGGCCGGAACCGCTGGCTGGGCAAGCGCCCGCACACGGGCTTGTGGCACCGCAAGGGTGGCTGGGCCGGCCGCAAGATCAAGCCTCTCCCTCCCGTGAAGAGCTATGTCAACCTGCCACGGGTCAAAGCAGTGGAGTGA